The genomic interval CAATGGGTATGCTTATTGTGGGTGTGACCCTATAAATTACACTGACCCTTCCGGGAGATCGCGATGGGGTTGGTTCAAGAAACATATACTCCGAACCCCTAATACAAAAAAATATGATGTCGCTTTTGAGCATGGCCGACAACAAGGCTACAACGAGGGAAGCGCTGCCGCCAGTAGTGAATATCACAAAGGATTCAATGCCGGCCGCAAGACTGGGTATGACGAAGGACTCAATGCCGGCCGCAAGACTGGGTATGACGAAGGACTCAATGCCGGCCGCAGGGCTGGGTATGAAGAAGGACTCATTAAAGGACATGAAATCGGAAAGCAGGATGGCATGAAATTCGGCTCCGTTTGGGGATTTGCCGAAGGAAAAATATCGGGAAGCAAACGACTCGATCGCCCTCTTCTAACTGCCGCCGAACGATTTGAGCAACTCCCAACATTACCATTGCCTCTCGATTCGGTAACCAGCAAGTACTACAATGCCGATCAAAATAAAACACTCAGAACCCTGGCCGACCTTCTACACCAGGAGGGCGGGATGGAGCCCCTATACCATGGTCGCACTTACAAGCTAGACTCAAGTGTCGATAGCCAACGCTACATGATTTCAATTCGGCAAGGGCGTATATTATCACGCTTCAACCCTAGCGGCCGCTGACCGTCTATCAGCTCACTGAGGCTTTGCGCCTTAAATGTATATCTGATGATGGCAGTCGTTACTACGCCCCGACATCACTCTTACCGGGGTCAGGTGCTTCACGAAATTACAAGGCCGATGCCGGGCATCCAGCTGCTCGGCCAGAATCCCCTCCCACCCCGTGCGGCAGGCGCCGGTCGAACCCGGCAGGCAGCACACCAACG from Pseudomonas fortuita carries:
- a CDS encoding RHS repeat-associated core domain-containing protein; the protein is MKSPSPQRVFYNGNKLSLLIQGKEHTAIMHGGKLPLAEKVLAGGDAIAHTRMLSTDRLGSTIVSSINAEQHELAFTPYGYIDPLLIKSLLGFTGQLRQAGTGCYLLGSRRAFNPITMRFNSYDDRSPFAEGNINGYAYCGCDPINYTDPSGRSRWGWFKKHILRTPNTKKYDVAFEHGRQQGYNEGSAAASSEYHKGFNAGRKTGYDEGLNAGRKTGYDEGLNAGRRAGYEEGLIKGHEIGKQDGMKFGSVWGFAEGKISGSKRLDRPLLTAAERFEQLPTLPLPLDSVTSKYYNADQNKTLRTLADLLHQEGGMEPLYHGRTYKLDSSVDSQRYMISIRQGRILSRFNPSGR